One part of the Calypte anna isolate BGI_N300 chromosome 12, bCalAnn1_v1.p, whole genome shotgun sequence genome encodes these proteins:
- the IPPK gene encoding inositol-pentakisphosphate 2-kinase isoform X1 produces MEEEKMDENEWKYHGEGNQSLVVSHCQRCVVLRFLKSPPNQNKTSEEILHHLQNIVDFGKHVMKQFFGENYVHHGEIIQLPLDFVRQLCLKIQPERPESRCDKDMDTQSGYAMCLPNLTRLQTYRFVEPRPILCIEIKPKCGFLPFSSHVSQEIKHKVCRYCMHQHLKVANGKWKRPSKYCPLDLFSGNKQRMHFALKSLLQEAQNNLKIFKNGELIYGCKDDQDCVSDWNELARHLKPFFFPSNGLVSGPHCTRTIVKELIHVITMTLLSSTDACRAGDMKTVPISQGRSYCEASAFNKELVRNGKHKLESSGLPRGCLLYKTLQAQMLDMLDIEGLYPLYSRVEQYLEEFPEERSTLQIDGPYNEAFYEKLLDLSTDDDGTVAFALTKVQQYRIAMTAKDCSIMIALSPCLQDECSEQRPVVLTSKSRFTFSVSVLDLDLKPYESIPHQYKLDGKIVNYYLKNVQAKDDPVISSLFKENEDCTLVLHKV; encoded by the exons cGCTGTGTGGTGCTGCGGTTTCTGAAGTCCCCCCCAAACCAGAACAAG ACTTCAGAGGAAATCCTACACCATCTGCAAAACATCGTAGACTTTGGAAAACATGTCATGAAGCAGTTCTTTGGGGAGAACTATGTTCACCACGGG GAAATCATTCAACTGCCTTTAGACTTCGTAAGACAGCTCTGTTTAAAAATTCAGCCAGAGAGGCCAG agtCTCGCTGTGATAAAGACATGGACACTCAGAGTGGTTATGCAATGTGCCTTCCTAATCTCACCAGGCTGCAGACCTATCGTTTCGTGGAACCCCGGCCAATCCTCTGCATAGAGATTAAG CCAAAGTGTggcttccttcctttttccagcCATGTTTCACAGGAGATAAAGCACAAGGTGTGTCGTTACTGTATGCATCAGCAtctaaag GTagcaaatggaaaatggaagcGACCAAGTAAATACTGCCCGTTGGATCTCTTCTCAGG aAATAAACAGAGAATGCACTTTGCTTTGAAGAGTTTATTACAGGAGGCACAGAacaacttgaaaatatttaag aATGGGGAACTAATTTATGGGTGTAAAGATGACCAGGACTGTGTCTCTGACTGGAACGAACTTGCTCGTCACttaaaacctttcttttttccttccaatgGGTTGGTCAGTGGGCCACACTGTACAAGGACAATTGTTAAAGAATTAATCCACGTTATAACTATGACGCTACTAAGTAGTACAGACGCCTGCAGGGCAGGTGACATGAAGACAGTTCCCATTTCACAAGGAAGAAGCTACTGTGAAGCAAGTGCTTTTAATAAGGAGCTAGTAAGAAATg GTAAACATAAATTGGAGAGCTCTGGCTTACCACGGGGTTGTCTCCTTTATAAAACCCTTCAGGCTCAGATGCTCGACATGCTGGATATTGAAGGACTCTATCCTTTGTACAGCAGAGTTGAGCAGTACTTGGAGGAATTTCCTGAAGAGAG aAGCACATTACAGATAGATGGACCTTACAATGAAGCATTttatgagaagctgctggatCTTTCCACTGATGATGATGGGACAGTAGCATTTGCATTAACAAAG GTGCAGCAGTACAGAATAGCAATGACTGCTAAGGACTGCTCCATCATGATTGCCCTTTCACCCTGTCTGCAAGATGAATG ctctgagcagagaCCTGTGGTACTAACATCCAAATCAAGATtcaccttttctgtttctgtcctGGACCTGGATCTAAAGCCCTATGAAAGCATTCCTCATCAGTACAAACTGGATGGCAAGATAGTAAACTATTACCTGAAGAACGTACAGGCCAAAGATGACCCAGTCATATCCAGTCTCTTCAAGGAGAACGAAGACTGCACGTTAGTTCTCCACAAAGTGTAA
- the IPPK gene encoding inositol-pentakisphosphate 2-kinase isoform X2, with protein sequence MVRARREKEWQLMGRQLPAAQGSCERCVVLRFLKSPPNQNKTSEEILHHLQNIVDFGKHVMKQFFGENYVHHGEIIQLPLDFVRQLCLKIQPERPESRCDKDMDTQSGYAMCLPNLTRLQTYRFVEPRPILCIEIKPKCGFLPFSSHVSQEIKHKVCRYCMHQHLKVANGKWKRPSKYCPLDLFSGNKQRMHFALKSLLQEAQNNLKIFKNGELIYGCKDDQDCVSDWNELARHLKPFFFPSNGLVSGPHCTRTIVKELIHVITMTLLSSTDACRAGDMKTVPISQGRSYCEASAFNKELVRNGKHKLESSGLPRGCLLYKTLQAQMLDMLDIEGLYPLYSRVEQYLEEFPEERSTLQIDGPYNEAFYEKLLDLSTDDDGTVAFALTKVQQYRIAMTAKDCSIMIALSPCLQDECSEQRPVVLTSKSRFTFSVSVLDLDLKPYESIPHQYKLDGKIVNYYLKNVQAKDDPVISSLFKENEDCTLVLHKV encoded by the exons cGCTGTGTGGTGCTGCGGTTTCTGAAGTCCCCCCCAAACCAGAACAAG ACTTCAGAGGAAATCCTACACCATCTGCAAAACATCGTAGACTTTGGAAAACATGTCATGAAGCAGTTCTTTGGGGAGAACTATGTTCACCACGGG GAAATCATTCAACTGCCTTTAGACTTCGTAAGACAGCTCTGTTTAAAAATTCAGCCAGAGAGGCCAG agtCTCGCTGTGATAAAGACATGGACACTCAGAGTGGTTATGCAATGTGCCTTCCTAATCTCACCAGGCTGCAGACCTATCGTTTCGTGGAACCCCGGCCAATCCTCTGCATAGAGATTAAG CCAAAGTGTggcttccttcctttttccagcCATGTTTCACAGGAGATAAAGCACAAGGTGTGTCGTTACTGTATGCATCAGCAtctaaag GTagcaaatggaaaatggaagcGACCAAGTAAATACTGCCCGTTGGATCTCTTCTCAGG aAATAAACAGAGAATGCACTTTGCTTTGAAGAGTTTATTACAGGAGGCACAGAacaacttgaaaatatttaag aATGGGGAACTAATTTATGGGTGTAAAGATGACCAGGACTGTGTCTCTGACTGGAACGAACTTGCTCGTCACttaaaacctttcttttttccttccaatgGGTTGGTCAGTGGGCCACACTGTACAAGGACAATTGTTAAAGAATTAATCCACGTTATAACTATGACGCTACTAAGTAGTACAGACGCCTGCAGGGCAGGTGACATGAAGACAGTTCCCATTTCACAAGGAAGAAGCTACTGTGAAGCAAGTGCTTTTAATAAGGAGCTAGTAAGAAATg GTAAACATAAATTGGAGAGCTCTGGCTTACCACGGGGTTGTCTCCTTTATAAAACCCTTCAGGCTCAGATGCTCGACATGCTGGATATTGAAGGACTCTATCCTTTGTACAGCAGAGTTGAGCAGTACTTGGAGGAATTTCCTGAAGAGAG aAGCACATTACAGATAGATGGACCTTACAATGAAGCATTttatgagaagctgctggatCTTTCCACTGATGATGATGGGACAGTAGCATTTGCATTAACAAAG GTGCAGCAGTACAGAATAGCAATGACTGCTAAGGACTGCTCCATCATGATTGCCCTTTCACCCTGTCTGCAAGATGAATG ctctgagcagagaCCTGTGGTACTAACATCCAAATCAAGATtcaccttttctgtttctgtcctGGACCTGGATCTAAAGCCCTATGAAAGCATTCCTCATCAGTACAAACTGGATGGCAAGATAGTAAACTATTACCTGAAGAACGTACAGGCCAAAGATGACCCAGTCATATCCAGTCTCTTCAAGGAGAACGAAGACTGCACGTTAGTTCTCCACAAAGTGTAA